A window of the Mus musculus strain C57BL/6J chromosome 18, GRCm38.p6 C57BL/6J genome harbors these coding sequences:
- the Pcdhb11 gene encoding protocadherin beta 11 precursor codes for METALAKMPEQRQVFFLTILLLLWKSGSGATRYSMPEEKESGYLVANVAKDLGLRVGELATRGAQIHYKGNKELLQMDAETGNLFLKEKLDREALCGATEPCVLHFQVILENPVQFFQTELQLTDINDHSPEFPDREMLLKIPENAQPGTVFPLKAAQDSDIGSNAVQNYTVSPNIHFHVITHSRSDGRKYPELVLDRALDREEQPELTLILTALDGGAPPRSGTTIVHIEVVDINDNAPQFIQSLYEVQILENSPIDTLVVTVSARDLDSGIYGNVAYSLFQGDGLSQPFVIDEVTGEIRLSKELDFEGISHYNIEIAATDGGDLLGKCTVVIQVLDVNDNAPELMIRKLTVPVPENSAETVVAVFSVSDSDSGDNGRIVCSIQNNIPFLLKPTFENYYTLVTEGPLDRESRAEYNITITVWDLGTPRLTTQHTITVQVSDINDNAPAFTQTSYTLFVQENNSPALQIGTISATDSDSGSNAHITYSLLLPQDPQLALASLISINPDNGQLFVLRALDYESLQAFEFRVGATDQGSPALSSQTLVRVVVLDDNDNAPFVLYPMQNASAPCTELLPREAESGYLVTKVVAVDRDSGQNAWLSFQLLKATEPGLFSVWAHNGEVRTTRLLSERDVPKHRLLLLVKDNGEPQLSASVTLQVLLVNSFSQPYLSLPEVAQDPIQEDGEMLTLYLVIALASVSSLFLLSVLMFVGMRLCRRAREASLGVCSVPEGHFPGHLMDVSGTGTLSHSYQYDVCLSGDSRTGEFKFLKPMIPNVMVQEAGREVKENPPCRDSFVFS; via the coding sequence ATTTGGTGGCAAACGTGGCAAAAGATCTGGGGCTCAGGGTTGGAGAACTGGCCACTAGAGGAGCTCAAATCCAttacaaaggaaacaaagagcTCTTGCAGATGGATGCAGAGACTGGGAATTTGTTCTTAAAGGAAAAACTAGACCGGGAGGCACTGTGTGGGGCGACAGAACCCTGTGTGCTGCACTTCCAGGTCATACTGGAAAACCCTGTGCAGTTCTTCCAAACTGAACTGCAGCTCACTGATATAAACGACCACTCTCCAGAGTTCCCTGACAGGGAAATGCTTCTAAAAATCCCTGAGAACGCCCAGCCAGGAACTGTGTTTCCTCTGAAGGCAGCCCAGGACTCTGACATAGGGAGCAATGCCGTTCAGAACTACACAGTCAGTCCCAACATCCATTTCCACGTCATTACTCACAGTCGCTCAGATGGCAGGAAatacccagagctggtgctggacAGAGCCCTGGACAGGGAGGAGCAGCCTGAGCTCACTTTAATCCTCACCGCTCTGGATGGGGGTGCTCCGCCTCGGTCAGGAACCACTATAGTTCACATTGAAGTCGTGGACATCAATGATAACGCCCCCCAGTTTATACAGTCACTCTATGAGGTGCAGATTCTCGAAAATAGCCCCATTGATACCTTAGTTGTTACAGTCTCTGCCAGGGATTTAGATTCTGGGATATATGGCAATGTAGCCTATTCTCTGTTTCAGGGTGATGGATTATCTCAACCATTTGTAATAGATGAAGTCACAGGAGAAATCCGTCTTAGCAAAGAGCTGGATTTCGAGGGAATTAGCCATTATAACATAGAAATCGCAGCCACTGATGGGGGAGACCTTTTAGGAAAATGCACTGTGGTTATACAGGTGTTGGATGTGAATGACAACGCTCCAGAGTTGATGATCAGGAAGCTCACAGTCCCTGTCCCGGAAAATTCCGCCGAGACTGTAGTTGCTGTTTTTAGTGTTTCTGATTCTGATTCGGGGGACAACGGAAGGATAGTGTGTTCTATCCAGAACAATATTCCATTTCTCCTGAAACCCACGTTTGAGAATTACTACACCTTAGTGACCGAGGGGCCACTTGATAGAGAGAGCAGAGCTGAGTACAATATCACCATCACTGTCTGGGATTTGGGCACACCCAGGCTCACAACCCAGCACACCATAACAGTGCAGGTGTCTGACATCAACGACAACGCCCCTGCCTTCACACAAACCTCCTATACCCTGTTTGTGCAAGAGAACAACAGTCCCGCCCTGCAGATAGGCACCATCAGCGCCACAGACTCAGACTCAGGCTCCAATGCCCACATCACCTACTCGCTGCTGCTGCCCCAAGACCCACAGCTGGCCCTTGCCTCGCTAATCTCCATTAACCCCGACAACGGGCAGCTGTTCGTACTCAGGGCACTGGACTATGAATCCCTGCAGGCCTTCGAGTTCCGCGTAGGCGCCACAGACCAAGGCTCTCCTGCACTCAGCAGCCAGACTCTGGTGCGCGTGGTGGTGCTGGATGACAATGACAATGCGCCCTTCGTGCTCTACCCGATGCAGAACGCCTCTGCGCCTTGCACAGAGCTGCTGCCCAGGGAGGCGGAGTCTGGCTACCTGGTCACCAAGGTGGTGGCTGTGGATCGCGACTCTGGCCAGAATGCTTGGCTGTCGTTCCAGTTGCTCAAGGCCACGGAGCCCGGGCTGTTCAGCGTGTGGGCGCACAATGGCGAGGTGCGCACCACCAGGCTGCTGAGCGAGCGCGATGTGCCCAAgcacaggctgctgctgctggtcaaGGACAATGGCGAGCCTCAGCTCTCTGCCAGTGTCACACTTCAAGTGCTACTGGTGAATAGTTTTTCTCAGCCCTACCTTTCTCTGCCTGAGGTGGCACAGGACCCCAttcaggaggatggagagatgctCACTCTGTACCTGGTCATTGCCTTGGCTTCCGTGTCTTCGCTCTTCCTCTTGTCTGTCCTTATGTTTGTGGGAATGAGGTTGTGCAGGAGGGCCAGGGAGGCTTCTCTGGGTGTCTGCTCTGTGCCTGAGGGCCACTTCCCTGGCCACCTGATGGATGTTAGCGGAACTGGGACTCTGTCCCACAGCTATCAGTATGATGTGTGTCTATCAGGAGACTCTAGGACTGGTGAGTTTAAATTCCTCAAACCCATGATTCCCAATGTAATGGTCCAGGAGGCTGGGAGAGAAGTGAAGGAAAATCCCCCCTGCAGGGATAGCTTTGTATTCAGTTAA
- the Pcdhb12 gene encoding protocadherin beta 12 precursor yields MPGQRQVFFLTILLLFWKSDSEAIRYSMPEEKESGYLVANVAKDLGLRVEELATRGAQIHYRGNKELLQMDAETGNLFLKEKLDREALCGATEPCVLHFQIILENPVQFFQTELQLTDINDHSPEFSDTEMLLTIPENAQPGTVFPLKAAHDSDIGSNAVQNYTVNPNIHFHVVTLSRSDGRKYPELVLDRALDREEQPELTLTLTALDGGSPPRSGTTEVHIEVVDINDNAPQFIQSLYEVQVPENSPLNALVVMVSATDLDAGIYGNVAYSLFQGDGLSQPFVIDKITGEIRLTKELDFEVSHHYTIEIAATDGGGLSGKCTVVIQVLDVNDNAPELAIRKLTVPVPENSAETVVAVFSVSDSDSGDNGRIVCSIQNNIPFLLKPTFENYYTLVTEGPLDRESRAEYNITITVWDLGTPRLTTQHTITVQVADINDNAPAFTQTSYTLFVQENNSPALHIGTISATDSDSGSNAHITYSLLPPHDSQLALASLVSINSDNGQLFALRAMDYEMLQAFELHVDATDGGSPALSSQALVRVVVLDDNDNSPFVLYPMQNASAPCTELLPRAAEPGYLITKVVAVDRDSGQNAWLSFQLLKATEPGLFSVWAHNGEVRTTRLLSERDAPKHKLLLLVKDNGDPPRSASVTLHVLVVDGFSQPYLPLPEVARDSTQDDYDVLTLYLVVALASVSSLFLLSVLLFVGVRLCRRARAASLGDYSVPEGHFPSHLVDVSRAGTLSQSYQYEVCLNGGTGTNEFNFLKPLFPILPTQAAAEERENAVVRNSVEFY; encoded by the coding sequence ATGCCAGGGCAAAGGCAAGTCTTTTTTCTTACTATATTGTTGCTGTTTTGGAAGTCTGACTCTGAGGCAATTAGATATTCCATGccagaagaaaaggagagtggCTATTTGGTGGCAAACGTGGCAAAAGATCTGGGGCTCAGGGTTGAAGAACTGGCCACTAGAGGAGCTCAAATCCATTACAGAGGAAACAAAGAGCTCTTGCAGATGGATGCAGAGACTGGGAATTTGTTCTTAAAGGAAAAACTAGACCGGGAGGCACTGTGTGGGGCGACAGAACCCTGTGTGCTGCACTTCCAGATCATACTGGAAAACCCTGTGCAGTTCTTCCAAACTGAACTGCAGCTCACTGATATAAACGACCACTCTCCGGAGTTCTCTGACACGGAAATGCTTCTAACAATTCCTGAGAACGCCCAGCCAGGGACTGTGTTTCCTCTGAAGGCAGCTCATGACTCTGACATAGGGAGCAATGCCGTTCAGAACTACACAGTCAATCCCAACATCCATTTCCATGTGGTTACTCTCAGTCGCTCAGATGGCAGGAAatacccagagctggtgctggacAGAGCCCTGGACAGGGAGGAGCAGCCTGAGCTCACTTTAACCCTCACTGCTCTTGATGGCGGATCCCCACCCAGGTCAGGAACCACCGAAGTTCACATTGAAGTCGTGGACATCAATGATAACGCCCCCCAGTTTATACAGTCACTCTATGAGGTGCAAGTTCCTGAGAACAGTCCCCTCAATGCCTTAGTTGTCATGGTCTCTGCCACGGACTTAGATGCTGGGATATATGGCAATGTCGCCTATTCTCTGTTTCAAGGGGATGGATTATCTCAACCATTTGTAATAGACAAAATCACAGGAGAAATCCGTCTGACCAAAGAGCTAGATTTCGAGGTAAGTCACCATTATACCATAGAAATTGCAGCCACCGATGGAGGGGGCCTTTCAGGAAAATGCACTGTGGTTATACAGGTGTTGGATGTGAATGACAACGCCCCAGAGTTGGCGATCAGGAAGCTCACAGTCCCTGTCCCAGAAAATTCCGCCGAGACTGTAGTTGCTGTTTTTAGTGTTTCTGATTCTGATTCGGGGGACAACGGAAGGATAGTGTGTTCTATTCAGAACAATATCCCATTTCTCCTGAAACCCACATTTGAGAATTACTACACCTTAGTGACCGAGGGGCCACTTGATAGAGAGAGCAGAGCTGAGTACAACATCACCATCACTGTCTGGGATTTGGGCACACCCAGGCTCACAACCCAGCACACCATAACAGTGCAGGTGGCCGACATCAACGACAACGCCCCTGCCTTCACCCAAACATCCTATACCCTGTTTGTGCAAGAGAACAACAGTCCCGCCCTGCATATAGGCACCATCAGTGCCACAGACTCAGATTCAGGCTCCAACGCCCACATCACCTACTCGCTGCTGCCGCCCCACGATTCACAGCTGGCCCTCGCCTCGCTAGTCTCCATCAATTCAGACAATGGGCAGCTGTTTGCGCTCAGGGCGATGGACTATGAGATGCTTCAGGCCTTCGAACTGCACGTGGACGCCACAGATGGAGGCTCACCTGCGCTCAGCAGCCAGGCCCTCGTGCGTGTGGTAGTGCTAGATGACAATGACAATTCACCTTTCGTGCTCTACCCGATGCAGAATGCCTCAGCACCCTGTACGGAGCTATTGCCCAGGGCAGCAGAGCCTGGATACCTGATCACCAAAGTGGTGGCTGTGGATCGCGACTCTGGCCAGAATGCCTGGCTGTCATTCCAACTGCTCAAGGCTACAGAGCCAGGGCTGTTCAGTGTGTGGGCGCACAATGGGGAGGTGCGCACCACCAGGCTGCTGAGTGAGCGCGATGCTCCAAAgcacaagctgctgctgctggtcaaGGACAATGGCGATCCTCCGCGCTCTGCCAGCGTCACGCTGCACGTGCTAGTGGTGGATGGCTTCTCGCAGCCttacctgcctctgccagagGTGGCGCGGGATTCCACGCAGGACGATTATGACGTGCTCACGCTGTACCTAGTCGTTGCCTTGGCATCTgtatcttctctcttcctcttgtctgTGCTGTTGTTTGTGGGGGTGAGACTGTGCAGGAGGGCCAGGGCAGCCTCCCTGGGTGATTACTCTGTACCTGAGGGACACTTTCCTAGCCACCTGGTGGATGTCAGTAGAGCAGGGACCCTGTCCCAGAGCTATCAATATGAGGTGTGTCTTAATGGAGGTACTGGAACAAACGAGTTCAATTTTCTTAAACCATTGTTTCCTATTCTTCCGACCCAGGCTGCtgctgaagaaagagaaaatgctgTTGTGCGCAATAGCGTTGAATTCTATTAG